In a single window of the Flavobacterium ammoniigenes genome:
- a CDS encoding Crp/Fnr family transcriptional regulator: MSKCEQCIVREFSSLKALNKEELLHLSDCKKSYTIKKGEVIFEEGDTINGIYCIKDGVCKMSKLSANGKDHIVKLISKGELLGQRSIISDEPVNLSAVALEDMEVCFIPKSEIMGFFDKNNQFSMNVMKTICGDLKEADLHSVNMAQKTVKERLAETLLYLADTFGKNEDNSLKVQLSREELASMIGTATESCIRLLSDFNKLGLIELAGKKITLKEIGKLKKMAE, translated from the coding sequence ATGAGTAAATGTGAACAATGTATCGTTAGAGAATTCAGTTCCTTGAAAGCGTTAAACAAAGAAGAGCTCCTACATCTTTCAGACTGCAAAAAATCGTACACCATCAAAAAAGGCGAAGTAATTTTTGAAGAAGGAGATACCATCAATGGTATTTATTGTATTAAAGATGGTGTTTGTAAAATGTCAAAACTGAGTGCAAATGGTAAAGATCATATTGTAAAATTGATCAGCAAAGGCGAATTGTTAGGGCAACGTTCCATCATTAGTGACGAGCCAGTTAATCTAAGTGCAGTTGCTTTAGAAGATATGGAAGTGTGTTTTATTCCTAAATCTGAAATCATGGGATTTTTTGACAAAAACAATCAGTTTTCTATGAATGTCATGAAAACAATTTGCGGTGACTTAAAAGAAGCCGATCTTCATTCGGTAAATATGGCGCAAAAAACGGTAAAAGAACGTTTGGCCGAAACCCTATTGTATTTGGCAGACACCTTTGGAAAAAATGAAGACAACAGCTTAAAAGTGCAATTATCAAGAGAAGAATTAGCCAGCATGATTGGTACAGCAACCGAAAGTTGTATTCGTTTACTTTCTGATTTTAACAAATTGGGATTAATCGAATTGGCTGGTAAAAAGATTACGCTAAAAGAAATTGGCAAACTAAAGAAAATGGCTGAATAG